A single genomic interval of Terriglobus albidus harbors:
- a CDS encoding right-handed parallel beta-helix repeat-containing protein, which produces MKKPMQVFWLAAMMMFFVSSLVAQTYYVSPNGSDSNNGTSTATPWQSISKVNSFVFPQGSTVSFQGGQTFTGCLVFNTTNVPASSASTPFTVNSYGTGVATIQSNCSGTTGAAVTVDNVSGFYFNGLKVVNGSSTIYGILLENQTSNSPTQTIVIENSEVTGFGAVSGSSNGGEIWIIGYALNGNNGPLNNVQILNNSLHGATVTSADGGGVNGWGYGKNVTNVLVQGNTIYNNGMVASTTWAGIGADGWNGGLIQYNVLHDIGANVTSCGGTSGIEVYTSNNITIRYNEVYNIQPSPSFTKGCDWDGIDLDGGTTNSLVEYNYTHHNAGSGFLAYTSKPSGYTWGPNIYRYNISEDDDWAKAQGALFDVVPNAPANALSIYGNTFFSNISQNTKSTSSACFNFGNGGGTWASGSLIADNICYMNNHDQYGRSGNFYYNPYTQSGMTLQNNLYYAGTTPTWRWGGTSYTTLAAWTATGLETSPAYGDPLFSSGGNGGTCSWSPLLGNGPQPCPSAYALQSGSPGLGTGASITGNGGVDYYQSALTSPPSIGAYSGTGGGGGGGSTTPPGTPSGLTATPTSVSTVSLTWSPSTNAWSYNIYRSLTSGFTPSPSNLVAQGIAGSPYTDTGLTHATTYYYVVQAVNGAGTSAASNVASAATFSQQQLQYYVSPNGNDSNDGTTSSTPWQTIVKVNSFTYPEGSTVSFEGGQTFVGCLVFTRTIVPTSSVQNPFTVTSYGGGVATIQSSSSCSGKNTAAIIGDNINGFTVDGLKVVNAASTNWGILLQNSSVSWATQGMTVKNSEVSGFATTGGQSGGEIWILGYALNGNNGPLNNIQILNNTLHGTDPTSTDGAGVAGWGYGRNITNVLMQGNTVYNLGSPAPYAGLNANGMNGAIIQYNIIHDVGANVTTCGGTSGIETYNANNIFVQYNEVYNVQPLPAFTTGCDWDGIDLDGGTTNSTVQYNYTHHNGGAGILGYDGNPSGTTWGPNTFRYNISENDDLVRGIGGLFGLTPNPAPNPVYVYGNTFLNNIAQSSISTDPSACFYLPMWNGSGTFASGSMIENNICYMANPNSANNVEFLRDVNTISGLTFSNNLYYTPNNPQWVWNGTTYTTASSWASSGSESSPVYGDPLLSGAGNGGTCTWTASLANGPQPCPAGYALQPGSPAAGAGVAVTNNGGVDYYQNPLTTPLSIGAYSGSGNCRTGLWCLQVTVPASPNWTSIHQQISVAANQTYVASVWIKGSGSVELDAMYNSTNLATVKCTATSTWTQCSTPAFSTGSHTGLRFQLKDSYPGAGTLIADDCFMGVAGGTNVLSHPGFESGQTGWGIDAGGASTWVIAQF; this is translated from the coding sequence ATGAAAAAGCCCATGCAGGTCTTTTGGCTTGCGGCGATGATGATGTTTTTCGTGTCATCTCTGGTAGCGCAAACGTACTACGTTTCGCCGAATGGCAGTGACAGCAATAATGGGACCTCGACCGCTACCCCCTGGCAGTCGATCAGCAAGGTCAACAGCTTTGTCTTCCCACAGGGAAGCACGGTCTCATTCCAGGGAGGACAGACTTTTACAGGATGTCTGGTTTTCAATACGACGAACGTTCCTGCGTCGTCAGCCTCAACGCCATTTACCGTGAACTCCTACGGTACAGGCGTTGCGACGATTCAGTCGAACTGCTCCGGCACGACCGGGGCCGCAGTGACGGTCGATAATGTCAGCGGTTTTTACTTCAATGGGTTGAAGGTGGTGAATGGAAGCAGCACCATCTATGGAATCCTGCTGGAAAACCAGACCTCGAATTCGCCGACCCAGACCATCGTGATTGAAAACTCTGAGGTGACTGGGTTTGGGGCGGTAAGCGGAAGTTCGAACGGTGGAGAGATCTGGATTATTGGATATGCCCTGAACGGCAACAACGGTCCGCTGAACAATGTTCAGATTCTGAATAATTCATTGCATGGAGCCACGGTGACTTCCGCCGATGGAGGTGGCGTCAATGGATGGGGCTACGGAAAGAACGTCACGAACGTCCTGGTTCAAGGAAACACCATCTACAACAATGGCATGGTGGCCTCGACTACGTGGGCAGGCATCGGTGCCGATGGATGGAACGGAGGCCTGATCCAGTACAACGTTCTGCATGATATCGGTGCGAATGTGACCTCGTGCGGTGGTACTTCCGGTATCGAAGTCTACACCTCGAATAACATCACGATCCGCTATAACGAGGTCTACAACATTCAACCTTCGCCGAGCTTTACCAAAGGATGCGATTGGGATGGCATTGACCTGGATGGAGGTACCACCAACTCTCTGGTCGAGTACAACTACACGCATCACAATGCTGGCAGCGGATTTCTCGCCTACACCTCTAAGCCGAGTGGGTATACCTGGGGCCCGAATATCTATCGCTACAACATCTCGGAGGATGACGATTGGGCCAAGGCACAGGGAGCTCTGTTTGATGTGGTGCCAAATGCTCCGGCGAATGCGCTCTCCATCTATGGCAATACGTTCTTCAGCAACATCTCGCAGAATACAAAGTCGACCTCCAGCGCCTGTTTCAACTTTGGGAATGGTGGTGGAACCTGGGCAAGCGGCTCTCTGATTGCAGACAACATCTGCTACATGAATAACCATGATCAGTACGGCAGAAGCGGGAACTTTTACTACAACCCATATACCCAGAGTGGGATGACGCTCCAGAACAATCTGTATTACGCGGGCACCACCCCAACCTGGCGTTGGGGAGGTACGTCTTACACCACTCTCGCTGCATGGACAGCGACCGGCCTGGAAACGAGCCCGGCATACGGTGATCCCTTATTCAGCAGCGGTGGTAACGGCGGGACCTGCAGTTGGTCTCCCCTGTTGGGCAATGGGCCGCAACCGTGCCCTTCGGCGTACGCACTTCAATCCGGTTCGCCGGGATTGGGAACAGGAGCTTCCATTACCGGTAATGGAGGTGTCGATTATTACCAAAGCGCACTAACCAGTCCACCGAGCATAGGAGCATACTCGGGTACAGGTGGAGGAGGCGGTGGCGGAAGCACCACACCTCCGGGAACGCCGAGTGGTTTGACTGCGACGCCGACATCTGTGAGCACGGTAAGTCTGACATGGTCCCCATCCACAAACGCCTGGAGCTACAACATCTATCGCAGCCTGACGAGCGGATTTACGCCGTCTCCGTCAAATCTCGTCGCACAGGGAATTGCTGGCTCTCCCTACACAGATACTGGTCTAACGCATGCCACAACGTACTACTACGTTGTGCAGGCAGTGAACGGCGCCGGCACCTCAGCCGCATCGAACGTGGCATCTGCGGCGACCTTCAGCCAGCAGCAATTGCAGTACTACGTCTCTCCGAATGGGAACGACAGTAATGACGGCACAACGTCATCAACCCCATGGCAGACCATCGTCAAGGTGAATAGCTTTACCTACCCGGAAGGAAGCACCGTCTCGTTTGAGGGAGGCCAGACCTTTGTTGGATGCCTGGTCTTCACCAGAACCATCGTGCCGACGTCTTCGGTGCAGAATCCCTTTACCGTGACCTCCTATGGAGGAGGGGTGGCTACCATTCAGTCCTCGTCGAGTTGCTCTGGAAAGAACACCGCGGCGATCATCGGGGATAACATCAATGGATTCACCGTGGATGGTTTGAAGGTCGTGAATGCAGCGAGTACGAACTGGGGCATCCTGTTGCAGAACAGTTCCGTCAGTTGGGCGACTCAGGGAATGACCGTCAAAAACTCTGAGGTGTCGGGGTTTGCAACGACGGGCGGGCAGAGCGGAGGAGAGATCTGGATCCTTGGCTATGCTCTGAATGGGAACAATGGTCCACTCAACAACATCCAGATACTGAACAATACGCTCCATGGAACAGATCCAACTTCTACCGATGGCGCGGGAGTGGCCGGATGGGGATATGGGCGGAACATCACCAACGTCCTGATGCAGGGCAATACCGTCTATAACCTGGGAAGTCCCGCCCCTTATGCCGGCTTGAACGCCAATGGTATGAACGGCGCAATCATCCAATACAACATCATCCATGACGTCGGGGCAAACGTAACCACATGTGGTGGAACGAGCGGCATCGAGACCTACAACGCGAACAACATCTTCGTCCAGTACAACGAGGTCTACAACGTACAGCCGTTGCCTGCATTCACAACTGGTTGCGATTGGGACGGCATCGATCTCGACGGGGGCACAACCAACTCAACCGTTCAATACAACTACACCCATCACAATGGCGGTGCGGGAATCCTAGGGTATGACGGCAATCCCAGCGGCACCACTTGGGGACCAAATACCTTCCGCTATAACATCTCCGAGAACGATGACCTGGTGCGCGGTATCGGTGGGCTCTTTGGCTTGACGCCGAACCCTGCACCGAATCCCGTATATGTCTATGGCAATACCTTCCTCAACAACATCGCGCAATCGTCTATCTCGACAGATCCAAGTGCGTGCTTTTACCTGCCGATGTGGAATGGATCTGGCACATTTGCATCGGGATCGATGATCGAGAACAACATCTGCTATATGGCGAATCCAAACTCCGCCAACAATGTGGAGTTTCTCCGTGACGTGAATACGATCAGCGGGCTCACCTTTAGCAATAATCTCTACTACACTCCCAACAATCCACAGTGGGTATGGAATGGAACCACCTATACCACTGCGTCTTCGTGGGCATCTTCAGGTAGCGAATCAAGTCCAGTGTATGGCGATCCTCTGCTCAGTGGCGCCGGCAATGGCGGCACATGCACCTGGACGGCGTCCCTGGCGAACGGTCCTCAACCTTGCCCTGCAGGGTACGCGTTGCAGCCGGGATCTCCAGCCGCGGGAGCAGGAGTGGCCGTTACTAACAATGGCGGAGTGGATTACTATCAGAATCCGCTAACGACACCCCTAAGCATCGGCGCCTATTCGGGAAGCGGTAATTGCCGGACAGGGCTCTGGTGTCTGCAGGTCACAGTGCCGGCCAGCCCAAACTGGACCTCTATACATCAGCAGATATCGGTGGCAGCCAACCAAACCTATGTTGCGAGTGTATGGATCAAAGGATCGGGTTCTGTGGAACTGGATGCGATGTACAACTCCACCAACCTGGCTACTGTGAAGTGCACGGCAACTTCCACGTGGACGCAGTGCTCAACTCCGGCCTTCAGCACGGGAAGCCACACAGGCTTGAGGTTCCAGCTCAAGGATTCCTATCCGGGAGCCGGCACGCTCATCGCCGACGACTGTTTCATGGGGGTTGCTGGAGGAACCAATGTCTTGTCACATCCCGGATTTGAAAGTGGCCAGACGGGGTGGGGCATTGACGCCGGTGGAGCATCAACCTGGGTGATTGCGCAGTTCTAA